Proteins co-encoded in one Sulfurimonas sp. HSL1-2 genomic window:
- the purH gene encoding bifunctional phosphoribosylaminoimidazolecarboxamide formyltransferase/IMP cyclohydrolase, producing MKRALLSVSDKSNIVEFAASLVKHGYEIISTGGTFKMLKEAGIAAIEIDEVTKFPECFEGRVKTLNPYIHGGILHRRDKQSHLDQAAELGVEPIDLVCVNLYPFKATIERTDDFEEIIENIDIGGPAMVRSAAKNFDSVMIVTDPSDYSLVLGAIENDENSVEFRRSLMIKAYEHTAAYDSMIANYMNKRFNDGMGAKQFVVGQKVMNTRYGENPHQKGALYEFEDHFSKHFTTLKGEASFNNLTDISGAVKIAAAFGDENAVCIVKHGNPCGFAIRDSLLDAYTEALKCDPVSAFGGVVAVNGVVDKALAEKMNEIFLEVIIAGRITPEAQAVFEAKKRIKLFEYGSDKILLANDASDFKHIDGGFVFQDADKVADDEIKNAELKSKLSADAAAMKDAEIAWKVASLTKSNCVVYVKDAAMVAVGMGMTSRVDASQCALKKAEAMGLDVAGAALASEAFFPFRDSIDAAAAAGVKTVIEPGGSIRDDEVIAAADEYGMALYFTGVRHFLH from the coding sequence ATGAAAAGAGCACTGCTGAGCGTCAGCGATAAGAGCAATATCGTTGAATTCGCGGCGTCACTGGTGAAGCACGGCTACGAGATCATCTCGACGGGCGGCACGTTCAAAATGCTGAAAGAGGCCGGTATCGCGGCGATCGAGATTGATGAGGTCACCAAGTTCCCCGAATGTTTCGAGGGGCGCGTTAAAACCCTCAACCCCTATATCCACGGCGGCATCCTGCACCGCCGCGACAAGCAGTCGCACCTGGACCAGGCTGCGGAGCTGGGCGTCGAGCCTATCGACCTCGTCTGTGTCAACCTCTACCCTTTCAAGGCGACCATCGAGCGTACGGACGATTTCGAGGAGATCATCGAGAACATCGATATCGGGGGGCCGGCGATGGTCCGCTCCGCCGCGAAAAACTTTGACAGCGTCATGATCGTCACCGATCCCTCCGACTACTCACTGGTCCTGGGTGCCATCGAGAACGACGAGAACAGCGTCGAATTCCGCCGCAGCCTGATGATCAAGGCCTATGAGCACACGGCGGCCTACGACAGCATGATCGCCAACTATATGAACAAGCGTTTCAACGACGGTATGGGCGCGAAGCAGTTCGTCGTCGGCCAGAAAGTGATGAACACGCGTTACGGCGAGAACCCGCACCAGAAAGGGGCGCTGTACGAGTTCGAAGACCACTTCAGCAAACACTTCACGACCCTCAAAGGCGAAGCGAGCTTTAACAACCTCACCGATATCAGCGGAGCGGTCAAGATCGCGGCGGCGTTCGGCGACGAAAATGCCGTCTGTATCGTCAAGCACGGCAACCCGTGCGGCTTTGCCATCCGCGACAGCCTGCTTGACGCCTATACCGAAGCGCTCAAGTGCGACCCGGTTTCCGCCTTCGGCGGCGTTGTCGCCGTCAACGGTGTCGTCGACAAGGCGCTGGCGGAGAAGATGAACGAGATCTTCCTCGAAGTGATCATCGCCGGCCGTATCACGCCGGAAGCGCAGGCGGTGTTCGAAGCGAAGAAGCGCATCAAGCTCTTCGAATACGGCAGCGACAAGATCCTCCTCGCGAATGACGCGAGCGACTTCAAACACATTGACGGCGGCTTCGTCTTCCAGGATGCCGACAAGGTGGCCGACGACGAGATCAAGAATGCCGAGCTTAAAAGCAAGCTGAGCGCGGATGCCGCGGCGATGAAAGATGCGGAGATCGCGTGGAAAGTCGCTTCGCTGACCAAGTCGAACTGTGTCGTCTACGTCAAAGACGCGGCAATGGTCGCCGTCGGCATGGGGATGACGTCTCGCGTCGATGCGTCGCAGTGTGCACTGAAAAAAGCCGAGGCAATGGGGCTGGACGTTGCCGGTGCCGCGCTGGCATCCGAAGCCTTCTTCCCGTTCCGCGACTCCATCGACGCGGCAGCGGCCGCGGGGGTCAAGACGGTTATCGAACCGGGCGGCTCCATCCGCGACGACGAAGTCATCGCCGCGGCAGACGAATACGGAATGGCGCTCTACTTCACGGGCGTACGCCACTTCCTCCACTAA
- a CDS encoding HD domain-containing phosphohydrolase has product MNIFPAKIMVVDETPMHVVTVREIFEKEGCSVLGAKNEASVMAIASALKIDLILLDATAKTMDGYAICKRLKSEALTQKIPVIFTGTIPGEQEIRRSFEAGGVDCINKPFNSAELYARVRTHLELQKHRERQEDQTQEDLVYTLAYVGELRSKDKAHLKRVSEYSALLGELCGLRREAVSMLKMASAMHDIGNVVVPERILNKPFPLDTKEREMVQNHTQWGAHILSRTDRPVLRAAATIAAQHHEKFDGSGYPKGLKGEDIHIFGRIVAVTDVFDVLVSKRSYKEEWQVNKALAYMTEESGRHFDPRLVELFVDNLWKFLEIRQKYQG; this is encoded by the coding sequence ATGAATATATTTCCGGCAAAAATTATGGTCGTGGACGAGACACCGATGCATGTCGTCACGGTGAGGGAAATTTTCGAGAAAGAGGGGTGCAGCGTTCTGGGGGCAAAAAATGAAGCTTCGGTTATGGCCATAGCTTCAGCGCTCAAAATCGACCTTATCCTGCTCGACGCAACGGCAAAAACCATGGATGGCTACGCGATCTGCAAGCGGCTCAAATCCGAAGCACTGACGCAGAAGATTCCCGTCATTTTCACCGGAACCATCCCGGGGGAGCAGGAGATCAGGCGCAGTTTTGAAGCCGGCGGTGTGGACTGTATCAACAAACCCTTCAACAGCGCGGAGCTCTATGCACGGGTCCGGACACACCTGGAACTGCAGAAGCACCGCGAACGGCAGGAGGACCAGACGCAGGAAGATCTCGTGTATACACTGGCGTACGTCGGCGAACTCCGTTCGAAAGACAAGGCACACCTCAAGCGGGTATCGGAATACAGTGCGCTGCTCGGCGAGCTCTGCGGGCTCCGGCGGGAAGCGGTGTCGATGCTGAAGATGGCATCGGCCATGCACGATATCGGCAACGTGGTCGTGCCGGAGCGGATCCTTAACAAACCTTTCCCGCTCGATACGAAAGAGCGTGAAATGGTACAGAACCATACCCAGTGGGGGGCACATATCCTCAGCCGTACCGACAGGCCCGTACTTCGCGCCGCGGCGACGATTGCGGCCCAGCATCATGAAAAATTCGACGGGAGCGGTTACCCGAAAGGGCTGAAGGGGGAAGATATCCATATCTTCGGCCGTATTGTCGCCGTGACGGATGTCTTCGACGTCCTGGTGAGCAAGCGCAGCTACAAAGAGGAGTGGCAGGTGAACAAAGCGCTCGCCTACATGACCGAAGAGAGCGGCAGGCATTTCGATCCCAGGCTTGTCGAGCTCTTTGTCGACAACCTCTGGAAGTTCCTGGAGATACGCCAAAAATACCAGGGATGA
- a CDS encoding zinc ABC transporter substrate-binding protein codes for MKKLLFYLLLPAALSAHLNIAVSYPYIGALTKAVGGDHVTTVVLAKGNWDPHFVVPRPSLIAKMRRADALIMNGGQLEIGWLPPLIRRGNNPKVNPSAPTFLNLAQGIELINKPSEVDRANGDIHPAGNPHFHLDPNNIPLLAKRIADFLASIDAEHKSIYENNLADFTLKWGKNLERWAQVMAPKKGMKVVQFHDNLAYFNKAYGLENIATIEPLPGIPPSPRHTLEVIELIRAEHPCCILHDVYHSTKTAEYIRDKTGIKIVLMPHDLGALESVDTLSALFDHLTEAVTHD; via the coding sequence ATGAAAAAACTGCTTTTTTACCTTCTCCTGCCGGCCGCACTGTCCGCACACCTGAACATCGCCGTCAGCTACCCCTACATCGGGGCACTGACGAAGGCTGTCGGCGGTGACCACGTCACGACCGTCGTGCTGGCCAAGGGCAACTGGGACCCCCACTTCGTTGTTCCCCGCCCTTCGCTGATCGCCAAGATGCGCCGGGCCGATGCGCTTATCATGAACGGCGGCCAGCTGGAAATCGGCTGGCTCCCGCCGCTGATCCGCCGCGGCAACAATCCCAAGGTCAACCCCTCCGCGCCGACCTTTCTGAACCTGGCGCAGGGCATCGAGCTTATCAACAAACCGAGTGAGGTCGACCGGGCAAACGGGGATATCCACCCGGCCGGCAATCCCCATTTCCACCTCGATCCGAACAATATCCCGCTTCTGGCCAAGAGGATCGCGGATTTTCTGGCATCGATCGACGCGGAACACAAAAGCATTTATGAAAACAATCTTGCGGATTTCACGCTGAAATGGGGGAAAAACCTCGAGCGCTGGGCACAGGTCATGGCACCGAAAAAAGGGATGAAGGTCGTGCAGTTCCACGACAACCTCGCCTACTTCAACAAGGCCTACGGTTTAGAGAACATCGCCACGATCGAACCGCTGCCGGGGATCCCGCCCTCCCCGCGCCACACCCTCGAAGTCATCGAGCTGATCCGCGCCGAACACCCCTGCTGCATCCTGCATGACGTCTATCACTCGACGAAAACGGCCGAATACATCCGCGACAAGACCGGGATCAAGATCGTTTTGATGCCGCATGACCTCGGCGCGCTGGAGTCCGTCGACACCCTGAGCGCCCTGTTCGACCATCTGACGGAGGCCGTGACGCATGATTGA
- a CDS encoding metal ABC transporter permease, which yields MIEIFLPPLLLVFVLVMIHAWFGKGVLERGIIFTDLAIAQFAALGSAVSLGFFHGEYLYVLTLGSALFSAVLIAYASHRNLHLEAFIGILYVLGASGVMMVLANSAEGMEHFKALLASDILFTPMEHVLYSSGVYALLGLLIWQLYPRLTGFMQELLFFVMLAVTVTSSVQLAGVLVVFTLLIAPVFMASMQKRFPPLRFAFVFGWSFSAAAIAASYTFDLPTGYTIVFLGALSVLLGTLMLSRTKA from the coding sequence ATGATTGAGATCTTTCTGCCCCCGCTGCTGCTCGTCTTCGTGCTCGTCATGATCCACGCCTGGTTCGGCAAAGGGGTGCTCGAGCGCGGCATCATCTTCACCGATCTCGCTATCGCCCAGTTCGCGGCGCTGGGCAGCGCCGTCAGCCTCGGCTTTTTCCACGGGGAGTATCTCTATGTGCTCACCCTCGGGAGCGCCCTGTTCAGTGCCGTGCTCATCGCCTATGCATCGCACAGGAACCTACACCTGGAGGCCTTTATCGGGATTCTTTACGTGCTGGGGGCCAGCGGGGTCATGATGGTCCTGGCCAACTCCGCCGAGGGGATGGAACACTTCAAAGCGCTGCTGGCGAGCGACATCCTTTTCACGCCGATGGAGCACGTGCTCTACAGCAGCGGCGTCTATGCCCTGCTGGGGCTCCTGATCTGGCAGCTCTACCCGCGCCTGACAGGCTTCATGCAGGAGCTGCTGTTCTTTGTCATGCTCGCCGTCACCGTCACCTCGTCGGTACAGCTTGCCGGCGTGCTCGTCGTCTTTACCCTGCTGATCGCACCGGTCTTCATGGCCTCCATGCAGAAGCGTTTCCCGCCGCTGCGCTTTGCCTTCGTCTTCGGCTGGTCCTTCAGCGCCGCGGCGATCGCCGCCTCCTACACGTTCGACCTGCCGACCGGGTACACCATTGTCTTTCTCGGTGCCCTCAGCGTACTGCTCGGTACCCTGATGCTCAGCCGTACGAAAGCCTGA
- a CDS encoding GatB/YqeY domain-containing protein, whose protein sequence is MSLREQINNDIKEAMKAKDVERRDALRLLSSAMKQVEVDERKELSDDDVIAIIQKQIKQRNDAAGQYKAAGRDELYDKEMAEIAVFEVYLPAQLDDAELESALKAIIAQTGAASMKDMGKVMGMAGKELAGQADGKRISECVKKLLS, encoded by the coding sequence ATGAGCCTGAGAGAACAGATCAACAACGATATCAAAGAGGCGATGAAAGCCAAGGACGTCGAACGCCGCGACGCGCTCAGACTCCTCAGCAGCGCCATGAAACAGGTCGAAGTGGACGAACGCAAAGAGCTCAGCGACGACGACGTCATCGCCATCATCCAGAAGCAGATCAAACAGCGCAACGACGCCGCAGGCCAGTACAAAGCGGCGGGCCGCGACGAACTCTATGACAAAGAGATGGCGGAAATCGCCGTTTTCGAAGTTTACCTGCCGGCACAGCTCGATGATGCCGAACTCGAAAGCGCCCTCAAAGCGATTATCGCACAGACCGGTGCAGCATCCATGAAGGACATGGGCAAGGTCATGGGGATGGCCGGCAAAGAACTCGCCGGCCAGGCCGACGGCAAACGCATCAGCGAGTGCGTCAAAAAGCTCCTTTCATAA
- the trpC gene encoding indole-3-glycerol phosphate synthase TrpC, with amino-acid sequence MILDEIIAKTKEDLARREKEYSMDWLGRSLAFNARAPRPVIPHLKATEEEPYRIISEVKKASPSKGVIREDFDPVAIAQAYERGGANAISILTEPHYFQGSLDYLAEIRRYASIPLLRKDFIVSKYQLVEALVYGADFVLLIAKALSRKELKELLDYTRHLGMEALVEIHDKTDLTKAIFAGADIIGINHRNLETFEMDMELSYKLIPLIPNNKIIVAESGIYEHGQLEDLGKAGVDAFLVGESLMRQDDVESALRCLKTGEGCPK; translated from the coding sequence ATGATTCTGGATGAGATTATCGCGAAGACCAAAGAGGACCTCGCCCGCCGCGAAAAGGAGTACAGCATGGATTGGCTGGGGCGCTCCCTTGCCTTCAACGCCCGTGCACCGCGCCCGGTCATCCCGCACCTCAAAGCGACGGAGGAAGAACCGTACCGCATCATCTCCGAAGTGAAAAAAGCGAGCCCGTCAAAAGGCGTGATCCGTGAAGACTTCGACCCGGTCGCCATTGCGCAGGCCTATGAGCGCGGGGGTGCGAACGCCATCTCCATCCTCACCGAACCGCACTATTTCCAGGGGAGTCTGGACTACCTCGCGGAGATCCGCCGCTACGCAAGCATCCCGCTCCTGCGGAAGGACTTCATCGTCAGCAAGTACCAGCTGGTCGAAGCCCTCGTCTACGGCGCGGATTTCGTCCTGCTCATCGCCAAGGCGCTCTCGCGCAAAGAGCTCAAGGAGCTGCTCGACTACACCCGCCATCTCGGGATGGAGGCCCTGGTCGAGATCCATGACAAGACGGACCTCACCAAGGCGATCTTCGCCGGGGCGGACATCATCGGCATCAACCACCGCAACCTGGAGACCTTTGAGATGGATATGGAGCTGAGCTACAAGCTTATCCCGCTTATCCCGAATAACAAGATCATCGTCGCCGAGAGCGGCATCTACGAGCACGGCCAGCTCGAAGATCTCGGCAAAGCGGGTGTGGATGCCTTTCTTGTCGGTGAGTCACTGATGCGCCAGGACGACGTAGAAAGCGCGCTGCGCTGCCTCAAAACGGGCGAGGGCTGCCCGAAATAA